GGTCGTTGTCATGAGTAACGGAGCTCAAGCCTCTTTCGGGCCAAAGGATGAAGTCTTGAAAGGCAATGTAGTCCCAATAGGAGGTGCAGCATGACGAAAAAGACGCCTGCTGCACCGAAGGCTAAAATCGCCCAAGCGCCGTCAATCCAGAAGTCCATCCGTGGTTATGGGCTTGCGGCGGCCATCGCCATGGTGCTGCTGGTTGGGGGGATTGGCGGCTGGGCTGCCAATGCTCAGATTTCCGGTGCGGTCTATGCCATCGGCGAGCTTATTCTCGATGGCCGTAGCCACGAGGTTCAGCATCGCGATGGTGGTATTGTGCTCGAGATGCGCGTCCGTGATGGAGATTTGGTGCAGGCCGGCGATCCGCTTTTCTCGATGGACCCGGCCGAACTAGAAGCGTCGTTTGCCATTGTCGATAACCAGATTGTCGAGCGTCTGGCGCGCCGGGCAAGGCTGGACGCAGAACTTTCAGCTGACGGAGAGCTCGTTTTCCCCGACGCGCTCATGGATCGATTCGATGAGCCCTTTGTTGCGCAGCTTATGCGCCAGGAGGCAGAGAATCTGCACGCGCGTGCCACCACAATCGACGGCCAGACCAATCAGTTGCGTGAACGCATCCGACAGACAAACGGTCAAATTGTCGGGCTGCGCGCGCAGGTTGAGGCCAAACGCGAGGAGCTGCGTTTGATTGCCGAGGAGCGCGAGAGCCTTGATGTTCTGTTCGGACAAGGGCTCGTTGAAAGCTCGCGTGTTCTCGCCTTAGACCGCACCAAAGCAAGACTGGCGGGCGAAGAGGGCGCGTTGGTCGCCTCCATCGGTCAGGCCGGCGCGGAAATTTCTCAGATCGAAATGCAGATTTTGCAGATCCGAAATGACTTTCGCACACGCGCGTTGGAAGAGCTGACCACTGTGCGCAGCGAGCTCGCCCAGCTGAACGAGCAGCTTTCAGATGTGCGCGCCCGGCTGGGGCGTCTTGACGTTCGAGCACCTCTCGCTGGCGTAGTACACGAACTTGCGCTCACGTCGCCTGGCGCATTGGTCGCTGCGGAACGAACGGTGCTGAAGCTGGTCCCCGTGCAAAACAGGTTGATCGTCGAGGCGCGCATTCAGCCGCAAGATATCGACCAGATCCGCGTCGGCGACGAAGCGACGTTGCGTTTTTCCGCGTTCAACCAAAGAACAACACCGGAGATCTTCGGCACCGTGACCCACTTAAGCGCCGATCGCTCTGATGATCAGCAGACCGGCGCATCGTGGTACACGGCGCGGCTCCAGGTTAATGATGAGGAAAAGCAGCGCCTTGGCGACGACCTTAGCCTGATCCCCGGTATGCCCGTAGATGTCTTCATGCAGACCGAACAGCGCACAGTTTTATCCTATCTTATGAAGCCGCTGACCGATCATCTGCAGCGCGCTTTCATAGAGGACTGAAACCGGGCAAGACTTTTCAGACGCTTACGTCCCTTAGCCTTGGTGAGAATGGCAGATAATGACAGTCGAAACAGTTCGCGCTGAAGGCGCCCCTCCCGCGGTCGGTCCTTACAGCCACGCAGCAAAGCTTGATGGCGTGTTATACATCTCAGGCTGCCTCGCACTTGATGAAACGGGCACCTTTCTTGGCGGTGACGCGGCGGCGCAAGCCAAGCAGGCGCTCTCGAACCTTGGAACGGTTCTGGGTTCTCAAGGGCTAGGCCCCGCTGATGTTGCAAAGGCGGTGGTCTTCCTCACAGACATGGCCGATTTTGCCGCCGTCAACGCCGTCTACGCGGAGTTTTTCGGGGATCATAAACCGGCGCGCTCTTGTATTGCGGTGGCCGCATTGCCACTCGGCGCGGTGGTTGAAATAGAGGCTGTCGCAGGCCCTGTTGCTTAGCAACTCGGTGCTGGTCGCCGGGTCATCTGGATCATGATCTGCTTGGCCGGTCGGGTCGTCATCCGAGCGACCGGCCGGACGCGGTCCGCATCGGCAACTTCAATGTCGTATCCTCGTACCAGACGCGCCAAAAACAGCGTGCTTTCGATAGTTGCGAACGCCGCACCCGAACACAATCGGGCACCCTGACCGAAGGGTATATAGCTTCCTGCGGTCTGCTCGCTGTCCCGCGGGGGTAGAAAGCGGTCAGGGTCAAAATGGTCGGGCTGTTCCCAGTAGAGTTGATGCCGGTGCAGCACCCATGGCGCGATCATGACAAGCGCACCACGCTTGATTTTGCGTCCGGCCACAATGGTCGGCTCAAGTGCCACACGCGGCAGGAATGTGATGGGCGGATACAGCCGTAACGTCTCCCGGAACATTGCCCGCGTGAAGGTGAGCTTTTTGAGCTGCTCGATGCTGATCGGCCCGTCGCCCGCAATCGCCTCGACCTCTGCACGCATGCGCGCGCGCGTTGGCTCGTGCATTGCCAGCAGGTAGACCGCCCACGTCAGAGCGCTGGCGGTCGTTTCATGCCCGGCCAGAAAGAACACACCCAACTGGTCAATCAGCTCTTCTCTGGTAAACCGTTCGCCCGAGTCCGGATCTTGCGCCGCAATGACGGCCGTCGCGATGTCATCATAATGACCTTCCGGCGCGTTCAGGTGATCGTCTATCCACGTACCAAGATGGCCGCGTATGCGCGCACATGCTGCAAGGACGTCCGGCTTCTGGGGCACCTTTGTCCAAGCTTTGTCCCAAATGAGCCGCAGCACTTCAACCTGCGCGACAGACCGTTCAAAGACAGCGAAATCATCGAACACCTGATGTGCAATTTCGCTTTGAAGGGACGACGAAAAGACCGTTCGGCAAATAATGTCTGCCGCCAGATGACCCATCGCCTTGTCAAGCGAAAGCGGACGGCCCTTCTCGATGGCGGCATCGAATTGCGCTTCGGCTTCGTCAACGCCAGCACTCATAGCGGGAAATGCCTGGTTGATGCGAAGGGCTGTGAAGGCGGGGTCGACCATCGCGCGCTGCCGCCGCCAGGTCGTGCCCGACGAGGTGAAGATCGAATCACCGATCAGTGCCTCTGTCGCATTGACCATCAGATCGGACTTCGGAAAGCAGTCGGTTTGTTCGCTGAGCACCTGCCGCACGGCGGATGGTTCGTTGACGATCACAATTGAACGCCTCGAGTATCCCAGCGGCCCAATGGGATCGCGATAGGCCGTGTTGGGTAGGAGGCTTAGCAGATCGCCGTCGCCTTGCCTTAGAACCCGTATCAACGACACGACCGCCGGCAGCGAGACCGGCCGCGGGGGAATGTAGACGCGAGGATCGGGGCTGATGGGCGCTGCGTGGTGCATGGGGGCTCTCTTTTGATCAGCCCAAAAGAGCATATCGCTGCTAGCTTTGACACTCAAAAGTGTCGCATACTATTGACATGAGCCTGCTGTCTCATCCTGCGCCGCCTGTTCCAACGGAAACTGTTTTCGGTATTCCGTCGATTGATGTGTTTCACGCGCTGGTCTGGGGCCACATCCTGTTCGGTGCTGCGGGCTTGATTGCGTTCTGGGTTCCAGTGGCCGGTAAGAAGGGTGGCAAGTGGCACATTTGGGTGGGCCGGTTCTTCACTGTGGCCATGTTGGCGACGGCGGGTTTCGCGACGCTGATAAGCTTGACGACGCTCTATGATCCCGCCGGAACTCATCCGCATTTGATGGTCCATCCAGATTTCGGGAGCGAGACCGTCATCTCCGATATTTTTGGCTGGATGATGCTCTATCTGGCTATCCTGACGCTTAACTTAGCCTGGTACGGCTGGACGACAGTTAAAAATAAAGCGAACCGTGCGGCCAATCGAACGCCTTTGAACCTGTTTCTCCAAGCGGCGCTGCTCGTTGCCGCAATCAATTGCGCCTGGCTCGGTTTGGTAGACGGTCAAGTGCTTATGATCGGCATCTCCACCATCGGCTTTGCGACCGTCGCGACCAACATGTGGTTCTTGTATAAGCCGAACGTTGATCCTCGCGACTGGCTGCGCGAGCATCTCAAGGCTTTGGTTGGAACAGGCATATCCGTTTACACCGCGTTCTTCGCCTTCGGCGCTGTCAGGCTTTTGCCCGAGGCTGCACTCACGCCCGCACTGTGGTCGGTACCGTTGATTGTGGGCTTATCGATTATCTTCTACCAGTGGTACAAACTTCGCTCGCCACGCCGACCACGAAAGCCAAGACCTGTCCAACCTGCAGAGTAGAGCTGAGGTGGGAACGAACCGTATGCCTGCGCAGCTTTGGCGTCCCACAGCGTTGCTGGAGAAGGTTCAGGCGAGCGCAAGAAACAATGCCGAGCTGTGCGAAACGGTCTTGCAAGCGCACGGTGTAAGCTGCGGCCGAGGTAATCTGGTCCTTGAAGCCGGTGGCGAACCCCCTCCTTATTTTCCAGCTTTGGTGACGCTTCAACCAGACGTTCGCGGCGCGGTCTCGGCACACATTCGCAAACGGTTGAAAAAAGGCGCTCACCTCCCTGCGATCAAGGACAGCTTTGGCGACACTGCATATACATCTCTTGGAATGAGTGTCCTCTTTGAAGCCTCGTGGATTTGGCGTGAGAGCGTCGAGGCCCGCTTTCCGGCTAATTGGCGGATCGTGCGAGACCATGATGAGCTGGCAGCTTGGCATACCGCTTGGCGCAAGGGTGGCTCGCCGACCGATGAGACTGTGTATCCGGCCGCACTGCTAAGTGAGCCGAAGCTCCATTTCATAGCGTGTTGGAACGGCTCGGAGATCGAAGCTGGTTGCTTGTTGAGCCATTCCGAAGACGTGGTTGGTTTGTCCAACTTCTTCTGCGTATCTGATACGGACGCTGCGTTTGCTGACGCGTCACAAGTCGCTTCTGCTTTGTATCCAAGCCTCCCGATTGCCGGTTATGAGGCGGGCGAAATGCTCGCTGCGTCGACGAGCGCTGGGTTCACCGCTCTGCATCGTTTGCGTGTACTGGTGGCGCGGTAGAGTTGGGCGATGGATTGAGTGCCGTTGAGTCCGTCAGCGCCGGATAGCCCCTCACTGTCTTTTCCAGGCTTTTAGAGCTTTGTCCGAGGAGCTGGTCGCCGGTTGCCCATCCTGGGAACCAGCGTCAAGAGAAACCCGATCCCGGCGAAAGCCACGCTCAGGAACGCTATGTTGGTTGCGACTATGAGCCATCCAATCTGCGGAACATCGAGGAACGGATAGGGGTAGAAGCCCGACCGTGATGAGCGAACGAGATAGTAGGCGGTGTAGAGTAGCGGCCAACTGATCCAAACGATGGGGGCTGTGGGTGATAGTCGCGGTTTTGGGGCGAACAGGAACCACCATGACAAGGTGGCGAGGGGTATGAGCGTGTGAAGGCTCTGGTTCGCCAAGTGTGCAAACCCGGATAGGCTGACCAAATGGGACAGAGCGATATGGTACACCAGACCGACCATCACACTCGACACGGTTAGGGCAATCAGGAGGCTTGGTGAAACTGACATCCCGAACGCTATCGTTACCATGGCGGCCAGGATCAAGGCTGTGGTGAGGATGGTGAAGAAATGGGCGAGAAACCAGATACCACCAATGAACCCGCCATGATCGGCGGCACTGACTGTGATGGCAAGAAAAAGAGTTGCCGCGGTAAGCGACGCAAGGAGCCCAGCGCAAATGCGAGCAAGCGGCATCAATGGTCAAGCGATCCAAGCACGGTCAAACGTTTAGGCGACGGTCGCGCACGTGCAGCGTGTTTGCGTTACGCAAAAACGCTCGCATCGGGCACGAGCTTATCCATCACCTTGGCAGATGGCAGTACGCCCGGCACCCCAGCGCCGGGATGCGTGCCAGCACCGACGAGGAATAGGTTCTTGGCTTCCGGGGAGCGATTATGCGGCCGGAACCACGCACTTTGAAACAGTTTGGGTTCGATCGAGAAGGCCGCACCATTGATTGACGATAACCGGTCTTGAAAGTCTTGAGGCGTCAGAATGCGCTGGGTGACGATGCTGTCGCTTAACCCTGGCAGAACCGTTTCCTCCAAGCGTTTCTCTATTGCTTTTCGGTAGGGCTCGGCCTCGACACTCCAGTCTGTTCCACTTTGCAGATTGGGGACCGGCGACAGCACGTAAAAGCTATCGCAGCCTTCGGGCGCGAGGGAAGGATCATTTGCCGTTGGCCTGTGCAGGTACAATGAGAAATCCTTAGCCAGCACCTTGCGCTTGAAGATGTCGTTCAGCAGCTCCTCATAGCGGGGTCCAAGCACCATCGTATGGTGTTGGCATTCCTCGAAGCGGCGATTGGTTCCAAAATACCAAACGAACAGGCTCATTGAGAAATCACGCCTTGCGATTTTTGCATCTGTCCACGTCTTACGCGGGTGATGGCGCATGAGGTGGGAATACGTGCGTGCCGCATCCGCGTTAGACACCACGATCGATGCCGGGATGACTTCACCGCTCTCTAAAACCACGCCGTTGGCCGTCCCATCTTCAACGCGTATGCGATCGACTGGCGCATCGCAGATGACTTCACCACCCTGGCTTTCGATCAGATCAACGAGACCGCGAACCAGTGCCCCGGTTCCACCCATCGCGTAGTGGACGCCGAACTTACGTTCCAGATGAGCGATCAGGCAGTAGTAGGCGGTCGTCGTCAGGGGGTTTCCGCCGATGAGCAACGGGTGAAACGAGAAAACAATCCGCAATGCAGGGTCCTGGAAGTACTCCGATACCGTTCCGAAAACCGACTTGTAGCCGCCAAGACGGATAAGGTCGGGCGCACACTTGGCCGTGAACCAAAGGCTGTGAAAAGGGACGTCGACCAGCTCGTCGAACGCCACGCTGTAGATCGCCTCACTAACTTTCTTGAAGCGTTCATACCCTTGAACATCTCCCAGGCTGAACCTCTCAACTTCGGCACGCATAGCGTCATCATCGCCGCTGTAACGAAATACGCGGCCATCATCGAAGCGTATATCGTAGAACGGATTGGATGCACGCAAATCGATATGATCCTCAAAACGTTTTCCACACAGCTCCCAAAGCTCCGACAAGAAAAACGGGGCGGTTATGATCGTGGGCCCGGCGTCGAAGGTGAAACCATCTTGCTTGTAGGTGTAGGCACGTCCGCCGGGTTTATCGAGCGCTTCAAAAACCGTAACCTTGTAACCTCTCGCTCCCAACCTTACCGCGGCAGCCAGCCCGCCAAAGCCTGAACCTATAACAACTGCCCGCGGCCGCGGGTCGTGAGACCTGTCAAGCATATGGACCCTCTTGTATGTCAGATTTATTTGACGTTATCAGGTAGGGTGGGTGGCGGCAATGGACACCGTAAAGGGAACTTTCCGCTGAAAAAAGTTGGGCGGCCAGCTCGGCTGAGAGGATGTTTCAATGGCGGGTACCGTCCTGCTGACGCTTGGACGTTTGCCAAAAGGCTTGGATATCGCGCGCAGCTTTGACGCGCTCGGTTGGCGCGTAATTGTAGCAGAACCATTCGATTGGAACCTGTGCGCGCTGTCAAAGTCGGTTTCGAAAAGCTATGCGGTTCCCGCGCCGAACACCGACATCGATGGCTATTACGATGCAATGCGCGACATCGTTCGCCGCGAGCACATTGATCTGATTGTTCCGATCTCCGAGGAGACCCTTCACGTTTCTGCCTTGAAGGGGCAGCTGCCCGACAAGCCGAAGATCTTCTGCGGCAACCACGATGCACTGCTGAAACTCCACGACAAACTGGCATTTGCGACTTCTCTGCAAGATACCGGTTTGCGAGCGCCACTAACGGCTACGCTGACAAGCCCTGAGGCCCTGGCGATTGCAGAGGCAGGCGGCTATATCGTCAAAGACCGCTTCGGCGCTTCTGGATCGCGCATTCAGTTCCTTAAGCAGGGCGACGCATTGCCGAAAGACCGTCCGAACGCCATTGTCCAAGAGCGGTTATTGGGTCGCGAGATCAGCACTTTTTCCATTGTTCATGCCGGTAAGGTTTCGCAAACGGTGGTCTACGAGCCCGTTATCCGCGATGGAACTGTCGCCACGGTCTTTCAGCGCATTGTCGATACTGACCCCGACGCCCGTGGCGCTTGCGAGCTCGCCGCGTCGGTGGCAGCGACGTCCGGACATACTGGTTTCCTATCATTCGACCTTATGGCGACCGGTCCCGGTGAGGTGGTTGCCTTTGAGTGTAACCCGCGCGCGAACTCCGGTATTCACTTTATTGAGACGGCAGCGATCGCACCAGCGATTAAGTCAGCAGGCGAACCGGTGCCTCTACGCAAGAGTACGAGGCTTCAGCAGGCTTACCCAACGCTGACCTTACTTTGGGGGTCTTTGGGCCGTTGGAGCCGCTATCGGCAGGTTGGCAAGGCTTTGCTGACAACGCGCGATGTCAGCTGGGGCTGGCGCGACCCACTTCCCTTCATTCTCATGACGCCAGCTACTTGGCCGCTTATCAAGCAGTCGATTTTCCAGGGTCGCAGTCTGGGTGAGGCCGCGATTGCCGATATTGGCTGGTTCGGAGAGCCTTCTAATCCTGTGAAGGCCACAGTATGAAAAGTAATGGGAAAAAATCCCACAAAATGGATTTTCTGGTGAACCAAAACGTTGGCGTAGCGTATTTTCGCCATGCACTTCGGCAAGAAGCCTCGCAGACTTGTTAGAGCTATGGAAAAAAGCATGCGTTTGTTCATCCTTCTCACGACCCTGTTGACCCTCGTACCCGCCATCATCGTTGGAATGGCTGGCGATGCTGAGGCGTCTGGTTTCACGGCACAAGAAATCCGCTCCGACATTATCGGTCACCGCGTTTACCTTGCTGCCCCTTTCGGCGGTGAGTTTCCGCTTAACTACCGCTCTGGCGGTCAAGTAGACGGCGATGGAACCGCAACGGGCTTCGTGGGACGAATGGCGCAACCTAAAGATACGGGGCGTTGGTGGATCGATGGAAATCGGCTCTGCCAGCAATTTCGCGAGTGGTACAACGGCTCGCCAATGTGTTTCGAACTGACCCGTACAGGCGACAGAACGTTACGCTGGGTGCGCGATAACGGCGAGAGCGGGACAGCCCGCATCGGCGGTCGTATTTAGCCTGGAATACGTTTGGGACACGTCAGCCATTGGTAACGGAGGCGTGAGCATGATCAATCGGCGGATCGTTCTAGCTGCTCTCCCACTCTCACT
The DNA window shown above is from Pseudomonadota bacterium and carries:
- a CDS encoding Pr6Pr family membrane protein; protein product: MPLARICAGLLASLTAATLFLAITVSAADHGGFIGGIWFLAHFFTILTTALILAAMVTIAFGMSVSPSLLIALTVSSVMVGLVYHIALSHLVSLSGFAHLANQSLHTLIPLATLSWWFLFAPKPRLSPTAPIVWISWPLLYTAYYLVRSSRSGFYPYPFLDVPQIGWLIVATNIAFLSVAFAGIGFLLTLVPRMGNRRPAPRTKL
- a CDS encoding HlyD family type I secretion periplasmic adaptor subunit, which codes for MTKKTPAAPKAKIAQAPSIQKSIRGYGLAAAIAMVLLVGGIGGWAANAQISGAVYAIGELILDGRSHEVQHRDGGIVLEMRVRDGDLVQAGDPLFSMDPAELEASFAIVDNQIVERLARRARLDAELSADGELVFPDALMDRFDEPFVAQLMRQEAENLHARATTIDGQTNQLRERIRQTNGQIVGLRAQVEAKREELRLIAEERESLDVLFGQGLVESSRVLALDRTKARLAGEEGALVASIGQAGAEISQIEMQILQIRNDFRTRALEELTTVRSELAQLNEQLSDVRARLGRLDVRAPLAGVVHELALTSPGALVAAERTVLKLVPVQNRLIVEARIQPQDIDQIRVGDEATLRFSAFNQRTTPEIFGTVTHLSADRSDDQQTGASWYTARLQVNDEEKQRLGDDLSLIPGMPVDVFMQTEQRTVLSYLMKPLTDHLQRAFIED
- a CDS encoding phytoene desaturase is translated as MLDRSHDPRPRAVVIGSGFGGLAAAVRLGARGYKVTVFEALDKPGGRAYTYKQDGFTFDAGPTIITAPFFLSELWELCGKRFEDHIDLRASNPFYDIRFDDGRVFRYSGDDDAMRAEVERFSLGDVQGYERFKKVSEAIYSVAFDELVDVPFHSLWFTAKCAPDLIRLGGYKSVFGTVSEYFQDPALRIVFSFHPLLIGGNPLTTTAYYCLIAHLERKFGVHYAMGGTGALVRGLVDLIESQGGEVICDAPVDRIRVEDGTANGVVLESGEVIPASIVVSNADAARTYSHLMRHHPRKTWTDAKIARRDFSMSLFVWYFGTNRRFEECQHHTMVLGPRYEELLNDIFKRKVLAKDFSLYLHRPTANDPSLAPEGCDSFYVLSPVPNLQSGTDWSVEAEPYRKAIEKRLEETVLPGLSDSIVTQRILTPQDFQDRLSSINGAAFSIEPKLFQSAWFRPHNRSPEAKNLFLVGAGTHPGAGVPGVLPSAKVMDKLVPDASVFA
- a CDS encoding Rid family detoxifying hydrolase, giving the protein MTVETVRAEGAPPAVGPYSHAAKLDGVLYISGCLALDETGTFLGGDAAAQAKQALSNLGTVLGSQGLGPADVAKAVVFLTDMADFAAVNAVYAEFFGDHKPARSCIAVAALPLGAVVEIEAVAGPVA
- a CDS encoding ATP-grasp domain-containing protein; translated protein: MAGTVLLTLGRLPKGLDIARSFDALGWRVIVAEPFDWNLCALSKSVSKSYAVPAPNTDIDGYYDAMRDIVRREHIDLIVPISEETLHVSALKGQLPDKPKIFCGNHDALLKLHDKLAFATSLQDTGLRAPLTATLTSPEALAIAEAGGYIVKDRFGASGSRIQFLKQGDALPKDRPNAIVQERLLGREISTFSIVHAGKVSQTVVYEPVIRDGTVATVFQRIVDTDPDARGACELAASVAATSGHTGFLSFDLMATGPGEVVAFECNPRANSGIHFIETAAIAPAIKSAGEPVPLRKSTRLQQAYPTLTLLWGSLGRWSRYRQVGKALLTTRDVSWGWRDPLPFILMTPATWPLIKQSIFQGRSLGEAAIADIGWFGEPSNPVKATV
- a CDS encoding cytochrome P450 — its product is MHHAAPISPDPRVYIPPRPVSLPAVVSLIRVLRQGDGDLLSLLPNTAYRDPIGPLGYSRRSIVIVNEPSAVRQVLSEQTDCFPKSDLMVNATEALIGDSIFTSSGTTWRRQRAMVDPAFTALRINQAFPAMSAGVDEAEAQFDAAIEKGRPLSLDKAMGHLAADIICRTVFSSSLQSEIAHQVFDDFAVFERSVAQVEVLRLIWDKAWTKVPQKPDVLAACARIRGHLGTWIDDHLNAPEGHYDDIATAVIAAQDPDSGERFTREELIDQLGVFFLAGHETTASALTWAVYLLAMHEPTRARMRAEVEAIAGDGPISIEQLKKLTFTRAMFRETLRLYPPITFLPRVALEPTIVAGRKIKRGALVMIAPWVLHRHQLYWEQPDHFDPDRFLPPRDSEQTAGSYIPFGQGARLCSGAAFATIESTLFLARLVRGYDIEVADADRVRPVARMTTRPAKQIMIQMTRRPAPSC